The Ensifer adhaerens genome contains a region encoding:
- a CDS encoding oxidoreductase, with translation MHTWFVTGASRGFGALIVEKALAKGDQVVATARNPKAIVERFGEQPNLLAVALDVTDEPQAHQAAGQAIARFGRIDVLVNNAGYGLLGAVEEASGAEIEALYRTNVFGLLAVTRAVLPHMRRQRSGRILNFSSVGGYRSGPGFGVYCSTKFAVEGLTEALAAELAPLGIHATAIEPGYFRTDFLDSTSLSVSPIEIDDYAETAGIVRHKAKEISHNQPGNPDKLADVLISFVDAENPPVRLPLGSDTVAAIEAKHASDAQILAQWRAVSLSTDFEPAA, from the coding sequence ATGCATACTTGGTTCGTTACCGGCGCATCCCGCGGATTTGGTGCCCTCATTGTCGAAAAGGCGCTCGCCAAGGGCGATCAGGTTGTCGCGACGGCGCGCAATCCGAAGGCGATCGTCGAGCGTTTCGGCGAGCAGCCCAACCTTCTGGCCGTGGCGCTCGATGTTACCGACGAGCCCCAGGCGCATCAGGCCGCCGGGCAGGCGATTGCACGCTTCGGCCGGATCGATGTTCTGGTCAACAATGCCGGCTACGGTTTGCTCGGTGCGGTCGAAGAGGCAAGCGGTGCCGAGATCGAGGCCCTCTATCGCACCAACGTCTTCGGTCTGCTGGCCGTCACCCGTGCCGTGCTGCCGCATATGCGCCGCCAGCGTTCGGGACGCATCCTGAATTTCTCGTCGGTCGGCGGCTATCGCAGCGGCCCTGGCTTCGGGGTTTATTGCTCGACGAAATTTGCGGTCGAAGGCTTGACTGAAGCGCTCGCTGCAGAGCTTGCCCCGCTCGGGATCCATGCAACGGCGATCGAGCCCGGCTATTTCCGCACCGACTTCCTCGACTCGACCTCACTGAGCGTAAGCCCGATCGAAATCGACGACTATGCAGAAACGGCCGGCATCGTTCGCCACAAGGCGAAGGAAATCAGCCACAATCAGCCGGGCAATCCCGACAAGCTGGCGGATGTCCTGATCTCATTCGTCGACGCGGAAAATCCGCCGGTGCGGCTGCCGCTTGGCAGCGACACGGTGGCCGCGATCGAAGCCAAGCATGCATCGGACGCACAAATCCTTGCCCAATGGCGGGCCGTGTCCCTTTCGACCGACTTTGAGCCTGCCGCATAA
- a CDS encoding RNA polymerase sigma factor gives METRHQVYFANRIALVAYATRIVGSRETAEDIVQEAFIRFAPANTNNGSQGLSPAYLYRIVRNLCLDLLKRRKLEAREEQDEPPFWSMPIEMPTPEDIAVVSDEIRRISGVLDDLPTDVRVALEMHRFGGYTLEEIAAHLNISVATAHRHVRTAMTRVATILAGDAS, from the coding sequence ATGGAAACGCGCCATCAGGTCTATTTCGCCAATCGTATTGCTTTGGTCGCCTATGCCACGCGCATCGTCGGGTCGCGTGAGACTGCCGAAGATATCGTGCAGGAGGCGTTCATTCGCTTCGCGCCGGCCAATACCAACAATGGTTCCCAGGGCCTCTCGCCTGCCTATCTCTACAGGATCGTCCGCAATCTGTGCCTCGATCTTCTCAAGCGTCGGAAGCTAGAGGCGCGGGAGGAACAGGACGAGCCGCCGTTCTGGTCGATGCCGATCGAGATGCCGACGCCCGAAGACATCGCTGTGGTGAGCGACGAGATCCGGCGCATTTCCGGCGTCCTTGACGACCTTCCCACGGACGTCCGCGTGGCCCTTGAGATGCACCGTTTCGGTGGATACACCCTGGAGGAAATCGCCGCTCACCTGAACATCTCGGTCGCAACCGCACATCGCCATGTTCGCACCGCCATGACGCGGGTGGCGACAATTCTGGCGGGGGATGCCTCCTAG
- a CDS encoding TonB-dependent receptor, with amino-acid sequence MSSPKCRKGHPSFNAGHSYAGLRLLTTTAIVGLSSLAFLPVSVASAQQTTSRVSTARTFNIPSQPLASALNAFGRQSGLQVTLAAATSQGIRSTAVSGTLEPQQALAQLLAGTGISYRVSGGTALIGSTTAAGGSEGVDASGATVLDPISAFGSGPLGAGEIVISSEDLKLKNPANIADVFSGEPGIAVGSSLPMSQKVYVHGIEETSLAVTMDGGRQNNKVFHHNGTNLIDPGLLQAVSVDAGVAPADAGPGALAGAIAYETIDPRDLLDVDGFGGFVTSSYNFNSDTVTTGLSAYGMQEGLEFLGYFSFGKGNDFTAGNGKEVDGTSTNLLSGLGKLAYEFDSGDRFEISYDRINDDAPRPFRANVGSISNPKPWEPRIRDYTLDRQNTVFTYTDSTPDGWWDPKLLLAYSKTEVDLPIFPKPGPGVPTTYDAIGTSDSFNGKFENKFSFDIGNVIAGIDFYSDKAELEDLYDPGTEKARNVGLYAQARLEPWERTRLSFGARGDNQHFTGTTGQDWTNSGFSGNVSGEYDLIEDLLTAKAGYSHVWAGIPLAENFIINPNWNYGNGPKPVTADNYVLGLEANYNGFMVEGSVFQTDLDDARAPRFRADLGIAAHDVRSRGFEIGGGYNWGDGYFKVKYANIDVEIDGKPADSDVGTYLAAPAGQIITLQAVHTLADWGVTFGADAEITLDYDDVAAGSKPFEGYEVFNAFVEYVPPQRPNLTLRAELKNIFDETYSDRATYGQEFGNVTPLYEPGRSFILTARATF; translated from the coding sequence ATGAGTTCGCCGAAATGCCGCAAGGGACATCCTTCTTTCAATGCAGGACATAGCTATGCAGGTCTGCGCCTGCTGACAACGACGGCGATTGTCGGGCTTTCCTCCCTTGCCTTCTTGCCCGTTTCCGTCGCCTCCGCCCAACAGACCACTTCGCGCGTCAGCACGGCTCGCACCTTCAACATTCCGTCGCAGCCGCTTGCGAGCGCATTGAATGCCTTCGGGCGCCAATCCGGTCTGCAGGTGACCTTGGCTGCGGCGACGTCGCAGGGCATTCGCTCGACCGCCGTCAGCGGCACCCTGGAGCCGCAGCAGGCTTTGGCGCAGCTGCTGGCGGGCACCGGCATCTCCTACAGGGTATCGGGTGGAACGGCCCTGATCGGTTCGACGACGGCGGCCGGCGGCAGCGAGGGCGTTGATGCCTCCGGCGCCACGGTCCTCGATCCGATTTCCGCCTTTGGCAGCGGACCACTCGGCGCCGGCGAGATCGTCATCTCGTCGGAGGACCTGAAGCTGAAGAACCCTGCCAACATTGCCGACGTCTTCTCAGGCGAGCCGGGCATCGCCGTCGGTAGTTCCTTGCCGATGTCGCAGAAGGTCTACGTTCACGGCATCGAGGAAACGAGCCTTGCCGTGACCATGGACGGCGGCCGCCAGAACAACAAGGTCTTCCACCACAATGGCACGAACCTCATCGACCCGGGCCTCCTTCAGGCCGTCAGCGTCGATGCCGGCGTTGCGCCGGCCGATGCCGGCCCGGGGGCGCTCGCCGGTGCGATCGCCTACGAAACGATCGATCCGCGCGATCTGTTGGATGTCGACGGCTTCGGTGGTTTCGTTACATCCAGCTACAACTTCAACAGCGATACGGTGACCACGGGGCTCTCCGCCTATGGCATGCAGGAGGGGCTCGAGTTCCTGGGCTACTTCAGCTTCGGCAAGGGCAACGATTTCACCGCCGGCAATGGCAAGGAGGTCGACGGCACCAGCACCAATCTGCTGAGCGGCCTTGGCAAGCTCGCCTACGAGTTCGACAGCGGCGACCGTTTCGAAATCAGTTACGACCGTATCAATGACGATGCGCCCCGGCCGTTCCGCGCCAATGTAGGTTCGATCTCGAACCCGAAGCCGTGGGAGCCGCGCATCCGCGATTACACGCTCGATCGGCAGAACACCGTCTTCACCTATACCGACAGCACGCCGGACGGATGGTGGGACCCGAAACTCCTGCTTGCCTACAGCAAGACGGAGGTCGATCTGCCGATCTTCCCGAAGCCGGGACCGGGCGTTCCGACGACCTATGACGCTATCGGCACGTCGGATAGTTTCAACGGCAAGTTCGAGAACAAGTTCTCCTTCGACATCGGCAATGTGATCGCCGGCATCGACTTCTACAGCGACAAGGCGGAGCTTGAGGATCTCTACGATCCCGGTACCGAGAAGGCGCGCAATGTCGGCCTCTACGCGCAGGCGAGGCTGGAGCCCTGGGAGAGAACGCGCCTTTCCTTTGGCGCGAGAGGGGACAACCAGCACTTTACCGGAACGACGGGCCAGGATTGGACCAACTCGGGCTTCAGTGGCAATGTCTCGGGCGAGTATGATCTCATCGAGGATCTTCTGACGGCCAAGGCCGGTTACTCACATGTCTGGGCCGGTATCCCGCTTGCCGAGAACTTCATCATCAATCCCAACTGGAACTATGGCAACGGTCCGAAGCCGGTAACCGCTGACAACTACGTCCTGGGACTGGAGGCCAACTACAACGGCTTCATGGTCGAAGGCAGTGTCTTCCAGACCGATCTCGACGATGCGCGCGCACCGCGCTTCCGGGCAGATCTCGGCATCGCCGCCCATGACGTTCGCTCGCGCGGATTCGAAATCGGCGGCGGCTACAATTGGGGCGATGGCTACTTCAAGGTGAAATACGCCAACATCGACGTCGAAATCGACGGCAAGCCCGCCGACTCCGATGTCGGCACCTATCTGGCAGCACCCGCTGGCCAGATCATCACCCTGCAGGCGGTCCACACCCTGGCGGACTGGGGTGTGACCTTCGGCGCGGATGCGGAAATCACACTCGACTACGACGACGTCGCCGCCGGCAGCAAGCCCTTCGAGGGCTACGAGGTCTTCAACGCGTTTGTCGAATATGTGCCGCCGCAGCGGCCGAACCTGACGCTGCGCGCCGAACTCAAGAACATCTTCGACGAAACCTATTCGGACCGGGCGACCTACGGCCAGGAGTTCGGGAACGTGACGCCGCTCTACGAACCCGGCCGCTCCTTCATCCTGACCGCAAGAGCGACGTTCTAG
- a CDS encoding aldehyde dehydrogenase family protein yields MKMIEQIYVDGAFVTPEGSERFELFNPATEEKIGEVRLGDQQDARAAVAAARRAFPAMRRTTPAERIAMLQALRDAVAARADALHEAMATEYGAPQSFLAFSVPHAARVFDVAAKTVADYAFTRQIGNATVVMEPVGVAAAITPWNSNIGFICTKLATAIAAGTTIVIKPSEMSAIQTQTLLEALHEAGLPRGVLNVVNGYGHVVGAELSHNPGIAKITFTGSTITGRTILRTAAENFKRVTLELGGKGPQILLDDADLDHAIPHVLASAFRNSGQACIAGTRLLVPERRLADVTSRLATAVSALKVGPSSDPASDIGPMVSARQWQRVQSYILLGQEEGAKLLVGGEGRPQGLDRGWFVRPTVFTAVTNDMRIAREEIFGPVLSILAYRDEDEAVAIANDTDYGLQSYVLGTDVERMRRIAGQLEAGRVVLNEAPADAQAPFGGFKQSGIGREFGPFGLEAFLEPKAIIG; encoded by the coding sequence ATGAAGATGATCGAGCAGATCTATGTCGATGGCGCTTTCGTTACCCCCGAGGGCAGCGAGCGTTTCGAACTTTTCAATCCCGCCACCGAAGAGAAGATCGGCGAGGTCCGCCTCGGCGATCAGCAAGACGCCCGCGCCGCTGTCGCAGCCGCCAGGCGCGCCTTTCCGGCCATGCGGCGCACGACACCCGCCGAACGTATCGCCATGTTGCAGGCGCTGCGCGACGCCGTCGCGGCGCGCGCCGATGCCTTGCATGAGGCCATGGCGACCGAATACGGCGCACCGCAGTCCTTCCTCGCCTTCTCGGTGCCACATGCCGCGCGTGTTTTCGACGTCGCCGCGAAGACGGTGGCCGACTATGCCTTTACCCGGCAGATCGGCAACGCCACAGTCGTCATGGAACCGGTTGGGGTTGCCGCCGCAATCACCCCCTGGAACAGCAACATCGGCTTCATTTGCACCAAGCTCGCCACCGCCATCGCGGCGGGCACGACGATCGTGATCAAGCCATCCGAGATGAGCGCCATCCAGACCCAGACACTGCTGGAAGCGCTGCACGAAGCCGGCCTGCCGCGTGGCGTGCTCAACGTCGTCAATGGTTATGGGCATGTCGTCGGCGCCGAGCTCAGCCACAACCCCGGCATCGCCAAGATCACCTTCACAGGCTCGACCATCACCGGACGCACGATCCTTCGAACCGCTGCGGAAAACTTCAAGCGCGTGACCTTGGAGCTCGGCGGCAAGGGTCCGCAGATCCTGCTCGATGATGCCGATCTCGATCACGCCATTCCGCACGTGCTTGCTTCCGCCTTCCGCAACAGCGGCCAGGCCTGCATTGCTGGTACCCGGCTTCTGGTGCCGGAGCGGAGGCTAGCGGACGTGACTTCGCGTCTTGCCACCGCCGTCTCCGCATTGAAGGTCGGCCCTTCGAGTGACCCGGCCTCGGATATCGGCCCGATGGTGAGCGCCAGACAATGGCAGCGCGTGCAGTCCTATATTCTCCTCGGCCAAGAGGAAGGAGCAAAGCTGCTGGTCGGCGGCGAAGGTCGCCCGCAAGGGCTCGATCGTGGCTGGTTCGTTCGCCCCACCGTCTTCACCGCTGTCACCAACGACATGCGGATTGCGCGGGAAGAAATCTTCGGGCCCGTGCTCAGCATTCTTGCCTATCGCGACGAAGATGAGGCGGTCGCCATCGCCAACGACACGGACTATGGCCTGCAATCCTACGTTCTCGGCACGGATGTGGAACGTATGCGCCGCATCGCCGGCCAGCTCGAGGCCGGACGCGTGGTGCTCAACGAGGCGCCGGCGGATGCCCAGGCTCCCTTCGGCGGCTTCAAGCAATCCGGCATCGGTCGCGAATTCGGGCCTTTCGGCCTCGAAGCTTTTCTCGAGCCGAAGGCGATCATTGGCTGA
- a CDS encoding LysR family transcriptional regulator, translated as MRTVSPSDLSSFLALARQRSFRRAADELGCTPSALSHALKALEERLDLRLFNRTTRSVALTEAGELLLARVAPAFRDIEDALDDLNNFRGTPVGRLKLNAARASAKMVLLPLVARFLEAYPKISIEIVTDNDLVDMVSEGFDAGVRFGEIIAQDMIAVPIGPRQRTAIVATPSFFERYPKPTAPDHLRELPCVGLRFGSGRLYAWEFERGGVELQVEVSGPLIVDDQDLMVDAALAGAGVTFTFEDQVQSLIDGGRLVRVLEDWCPYYGGLYLYYPSRRQMPAALRAFVDFIRTAGSGPAKG; from the coding sequence ATGAGAACCGTATCGCCTTCAGACCTGTCCTCCTTCCTTGCCTTGGCCCGGCAGCGAAGCTTCCGCCGCGCCGCCGACGAACTGGGCTGCACGCCGTCGGCGCTCAGCCATGCCCTGAAGGCGCTTGAAGAACGGCTCGATCTCCGCCTCTTCAACCGAACGACCCGCAGCGTCGCGCTGACGGAAGCGGGCGAACTATTGCTCGCGCGCGTCGCCCCCGCTTTTCGCGACATTGAAGACGCTCTCGATGACCTCAACAACTTCCGCGGCACACCGGTCGGGCGCTTGAAACTCAATGCGGCGCGCGCCTCGGCAAAGATGGTGCTTCTGCCACTGGTCGCGCGCTTTCTCGAAGCCTACCCGAAAATCAGCATCGAGATCGTCACCGACAACGACCTCGTCGACATGGTCTCGGAGGGTTTCGACGCCGGCGTTCGTTTCGGTGAAATCATCGCGCAGGACATGATCGCCGTCCCGATCGGGCCGCGCCAGCGCACCGCGATTGTGGCGACGCCTTCCTTCTTCGAGCGCTATCCAAAACCAACCGCTCCCGATCACCTGAGGGAACTCCCCTGTGTCGGGCTGCGCTTCGGCAGCGGCCGCCTCTACGCATGGGAATTCGAGCGCGGCGGCGTGGAACTTCAGGTCGAAGTGAGCGGCCCCCTGATCGTCGACGACCAGGACCTGATGGTGGACGCGGCCCTTGCGGGCGCCGGCGTAACCTTCACCTTCGAAGATCAAGTGCAGTCACTGATAGACGGGGGGAGGCTTGTTCGGGTGCTCGAGGATTGGTGTCCCTACTACGGCGGCCTCTATCTATACTATCCCAGCCGCCGGCAAATGCCCGCGGCACTGCGCGCCTTCGTCGATTTCATCAGGACCGCGGGTAGCGGGCCCGCCAAAGGCTAG
- a CDS encoding winged helix-turn-helix transcriptional regulator, giving the protein MVARRSLKGDYCPSARSLDAIGDWWSLLIVRDAFDGLRRFSDFQKSLGIAKNILTERLRTLVDRGILETVPVGEAKARVEYQLTAMGRDLFPVMVALRQFGERHLFQPGEEHSLLVEKETGLPVKLDIRTQDGRPIEAAATVLIKVPED; this is encoded by the coding sequence ATGGTGGCGCGCAGAAGCCTCAAGGGAGACTACTGTCCCAGCGCGCGATCGCTGGACGCGATCGGCGACTGGTGGTCGCTGCTGATCGTGCGCGATGCGTTCGACGGACTACGACGCTTCAGCGATTTTCAGAAAAGCCTCGGCATTGCCAAGAACATCCTGACGGAGCGCCTGCGGACGCTGGTGGACCGCGGCATCCTGGAGACGGTTCCCGTCGGTGAGGCGAAAGCGCGTGTCGAGTACCAATTGACGGCGATGGGTCGAGACCTCTTTCCGGTGATGGTCGCCTTGCGCCAGTTCGGCGAAAGGCACCTCTTTCAGCCGGGCGAGGAGCATTCCCTGCTGGTCGAAAAGGAAACCGGACTGCCTGTGAAGCTCGACATCCGCACCCAGGACGGCAGGCCGATCGAGGCCGCCGCGACGGTGCTGATCAAGGTGCCCGAAGACTGA
- a CDS encoding FecR family protein, translated as MTKDNHIPEALLEEAMDWFLELKARPNCRETEVGFRTWLGRSELHARSWETALKTWQLLGEMPPVHEHLWRGAAPLVSPAATIHQPKRWAARTLVAGTAVMTLAACLLLFVSLPSLLIWWQADHVTETAQSRTITLEDGTTIQMGGGSAIATEIGASARHVRLLKGEAYFDVARDPSRPFVVDAGGVQVSVLGTSFDVQLASTETTVELAHGTVAVSYSGKDHKQNFELAPGEMATVAHATGAVTRSAIAAEEIGAWRSGKMFVNNVTVAAAAERLQRYHSAWISIPQSELASRRVTGVYDLKDPDHALQALVQPFGGKVREVTSYGRVLTQF; from the coding sequence TTGACCAAGGACAACCACATACCGGAGGCGTTGCTCGAAGAGGCCATGGACTGGTTTCTCGAACTGAAGGCGCGTCCGAACTGTCGGGAGACCGAAGTCGGGTTCCGGACCTGGCTGGGCCGATCGGAACTGCATGCCCGGTCCTGGGAGACGGCGTTGAAAACCTGGCAGCTGCTCGGAGAAATGCCGCCGGTTCATGAACACCTTTGGCGTGGCGCAGCGCCATTGGTTTCGCCTGCAGCAACCATCCACCAGCCGAAGCGCTGGGCAGCCAGAACCTTGGTCGCCGGCACGGCGGTCATGACGCTCGCCGCCTGCCTGTTGCTGTTCGTCTCACTCCCCTCGTTGCTCATCTGGTGGCAGGCCGATCATGTGACCGAGACCGCGCAGAGCAGAACGATCACGCTGGAGGACGGCACGACCATCCAGATGGGAGGCGGCAGTGCCATCGCCACCGAGATCGGCGCCAGCGCCCGGCACGTCCGGCTTCTCAAGGGCGAAGCCTATTTCGATGTTGCACGCGATCCGTCTCGTCCCTTCGTCGTCGATGCCGGCGGGGTGCAGGTTTCGGTTCTCGGCACGTCCTTCGATGTGCAACTCGCGAGTACGGAAACGACGGTCGAGCTTGCGCATGGCACGGTAGCCGTCTCGTACAGCGGGAAAGACCACAAGCAGAACTTCGAGCTCGCGCCGGGAGAAATGGCGACGGTGGCGCATGCGACGGGTGCGGTCACCCGAAGTGCGATCGCGGCCGAAGAGATCGGCGCCTGGCGCAGCGGCAAGATGTTCGTCAACAACGTCACCGTTGCCGCTGCCGCCGAGCGGCTGCAACGCTACCATTCCGCCTGGATCTCCATCCCGCAATCCGAACTTGCGTCGCGACGGGTGACGGGCGTCTATGATCTCAAAGATCCAGACCACGCTCTTCAGGCATTGGTGCAGCCGTTTGGTGGCAAGGTTCGCGAGGTTACGTCCTATGGTCGCGTTCTGACGCAATTTTAA
- a CDS encoding GGDEF domain-containing protein has translation MSVVTLDQVENQIARGFRYLQFSPEIEALFRKEYAAERVRLTVIWGVIGVFIYDLVYFGDRTMMPDVFNELLVARFLVFTPFVIGCILAVRRWPNALLYDVLAVAIAVLGVTLPMAAATQSTSSYLFVYQNGNSAAFLFFVIALRPRFFAVVIGLALMCASHFTTTRLTGAFDDVTYSGIITFYLTLSIFLAVSAYFLEQKDRQNFLNQLRGSLLYRQLERNAERDELTGLLNRRSLARVGEMLWNDAPRLAPVSAILLDIDHFKRFNDVHGHIEGDACIRAVSQCMRDTVDEASFVFRFGGEEMLVLTADREPLQALAMAERIRTAIERLAIAHRGLGNGCVTASLGVASALAAETTLEKLLQKADAALYEAKHMGRNTVALANAPKAGAQVA, from the coding sequence ATGAGCGTCGTCACGCTAGACCAGGTAGAGAACCAGATCGCGCGCGGCTTTCGTTATTTGCAATTCTCGCCGGAGATCGAGGCGCTGTTCCGCAAGGAATATGCGGCCGAGCGTGTGCGGCTCACGGTGATCTGGGGCGTGATCGGCGTTTTCATCTACGATCTGGTCTATTTCGGCGATCGTACGATGATGCCCGACGTTTTCAACGAGCTGCTCGTTGCCCGTTTCCTGGTGTTCACGCCTTTCGTCATCGGCTGTATCCTGGCCGTGCGCCGCTGGCCGAATGCGCTTCTCTACGACGTTCTGGCGGTGGCGATCGCGGTGCTGGGCGTCACCTTGCCGATGGCCGCGGCCACGCAGAGCACCAGCTCCTACCTGTTCGTCTATCAGAACGGCAATTCCGCCGCTTTCCTGTTCTTCGTCATCGCGCTGCGGCCACGCTTCTTTGCCGTCGTGATCGGGCTCGCGCTGATGTGCGCCTCCCATTTCACCACCACGCGTCTGACCGGTGCCTTCGACGATGTCACCTATTCCGGCATCATCACCTTCTACTTGACGCTGTCGATCTTCCTGGCGGTCAGCGCCTATTTCCTGGAGCAGAAGGACCGGCAGAATTTTCTCAACCAGTTGAGGGGCAGCCTTCTCTACCGCCAGCTTGAGCGCAATGCCGAGCGGGATGAACTGACGGGACTGTTGAACCGCCGTTCGCTGGCGCGGGTTGGCGAGATGCTGTGGAACGACGCGCCGCGCCTGGCGCCGGTTTCGGCAATCCTGCTGGATATCGACCACTTCAAGCGGTTCAACGACGTTCACGGCCATATCGAGGGTGATGCCTGCATCCGCGCCGTCTCGCAATGCATGCGCGACACGGTGGACGAGGCCTCCTTCGTCTTCCGCTTCGGCGGTGAGGAGATGCTGGTGCTCACGGCGGATCGGGAGCCGCTGCAGGCGCTGGCGATGGCCGAGCGTATCCGCACGGCGATCGAACGGCTCGCCATTGCACATCGCGGACTTGGCAATGGGTGTGTGACGGCAAGCCTGGGCGTCGCCTCGGCGCTTGCGGCCGAAACGACGCTTGAAAAGCTGCTGCAAAAAGCAGACGCGGCTCTCTACGAGGCGAAGCACATGGGCCGCAATACGGTCGCGTTGGCAAACGCGCCGAAGGCCGGCGCGCAGGTCGCCTGA
- a CDS encoding LysR family transcriptional regulator, with protein MRPSLSELEAVTTIARLGGFRAAARELGVSSSALSHAVSTLEERLDVRLFNRTTRSVALTAAGEAFVAEVLPALAAIDGAVERVTEARARPTGTLRLNTSPGAARMVLQPLLMEYLRRFPEMAVEVATDNALVDIVALGFDAGFRLVEAVPPDMIAVPITRQSRMIVVGSPDYFRERMAPQRPADLLNHACIRARMASGKIYHWEFSRHGESVEIDVPGRLILDESGLMLEAALCGAGLAYLSDHAVQEHVAAGRLVQVLSDWTPPYDGLCLYFSGRRHVPAKLRALIELVRELRVEGGGIAP; from the coding sequence ATGAGACCCAGTCTGTCCGAACTAGAGGCGGTGACGACGATCGCGCGGCTCGGCGGCTTCCGGGCCGCTGCCCGGGAACTCGGCGTGTCGTCCTCCGCGCTCAGCCATGCCGTATCGACACTGGAAGAGCGGCTCGACGTCCGCCTGTTCAACCGGACGACACGATCGGTGGCGTTGACCGCGGCGGGCGAAGCCTTCGTGGCGGAGGTGCTGCCGGCGCTTGCCGCGATCGACGGCGCCGTCGAGAGGGTGACGGAAGCTCGGGCGCGGCCGACCGGGACGCTTCGGCTCAACACTTCACCCGGTGCGGCGCGCATGGTCTTGCAGCCGCTGCTCATGGAATATCTCCGGCGCTTTCCGGAAATGGCGGTGGAGGTGGCGACCGACAACGCGCTTGTCGACATCGTCGCCCTCGGCTTCGATGCCGGCTTCCGGCTGGTTGAGGCGGTGCCGCCGGACATGATCGCCGTGCCGATCACGCGCCAGTCGCGGATGATCGTCGTCGGGTCGCCGGACTATTTCCGGGAGAGAATGGCGCCGCAGCGACCGGCCGACCTCTTGAACCATGCCTGCATTCGGGCGCGCATGGCGAGCGGCAAGATTTATCACTGGGAGTTCTCGCGTCATGGCGAAAGTGTGGAGATCGACGTGCCCGGACGGCTCATTCTGGACGAGAGCGGGCTGATGCTCGAGGCGGCGCTGTGTGGCGCGGGGCTGGCCTATCTCTCCGACCACGCGGTCCAGGAGCACGTCGCCGCCGGGCGACTGGTGCAGGTTCTCAGTGATTGGACGCCACCCTATGACGGCCTGTGCCTCTATTTCTCCGGCCGACGACACGTGCCGGCAAAGCTGCGGGCGTTGATCGAGCTCGTCAGGGAGTTGCGTGTCGAGGGTGGCGGTATTGCGCCTTGA
- a CDS encoding MFS transporter: protein MDGRTAAASIDAANDIARPNAGGATASPLTRPMMTLFALASGLAVANAYFAHPLLDVMAADLDLSQTSAGLIVGATQVGYALGLVLLVPLGDLFDRRKVIIIQSLLSVVALGFVAVSANAEMLMAAIATVGMLAVLTQALVAYAASLAQPSERGRVVGFVTSGIVIGILSARTVAGLLTDLSGWRSVYMASGVATLLIAGLLYRLLPQQRRETSKLSYPRLVGSTFKLIWQEPVLRARGVIAMLIFANVTTLLTPLVLPLSAPPFSMSHTQVGLFGLAGIAGALAASRAGHWADRGFGQTTTGIALALMLVAWLPIALLNQSILWLIAGVLVLDFGLQAVHVTNQALIYRVRPEAQNRLTAAYMLFYSLGSATGSSLSTVAYAHAGWNGVCLMGAVISLGSLIFWLATRPSRSREEGAALSG, encoded by the coding sequence ATGGATGGCAGAACTGCTGCGGCGTCGATCGATGCCGCAAACGACATTGCGCGCCCAAATGCCGGAGGTGCCACGGCATCACCGTTGACGCGGCCGATGATGACCCTCTTTGCCCTCGCCTCCGGCCTTGCGGTCGCCAACGCCTATTTTGCCCACCCCCTGCTCGATGTGATGGCCGCCGACCTCGACCTTTCGCAGACCAGCGCCGGCTTGATCGTCGGGGCGACGCAGGTCGGCTACGCCCTCGGCCTGGTCCTGCTTGTTCCTCTTGGCGACCTTTTCGATCGCCGCAAGGTGATCATCATCCAATCCCTGCTTTCCGTGGTCGCGCTCGGCTTCGTGGCCGTTTCGGCCAACGCCGAAATGCTGATGGCCGCGATCGCGACGGTAGGGATGCTTGCCGTCCTGACGCAGGCCCTGGTCGCCTATGCGGCCAGCCTGGCTCAGCCATCGGAACGCGGCCGGGTGGTCGGATTTGTCACCAGCGGCATCGTGATCGGCATCCTGTCCGCACGCACTGTCGCGGGCCTTCTGACGGATCTCTCCGGCTGGCGATCGGTTTATATGGCATCCGGCGTCGCAACACTCCTGATCGCGGGCCTGCTGTACAGGCTGCTGCCGCAGCAGAGACGGGAAACGAGCAAGCTCAGCTACCCCCGCCTTGTCGGCTCCACCTTCAAGCTGATTTGGCAAGAGCCGGTGCTTCGTGCCCGCGGCGTGATCGCCATGCTGATTTTCGCGAACGTGACGACGCTGCTCACCCCGCTTGTTTTGCCGCTGAGTGCGCCACCGTTCTCCATGTCGCATACTCAGGTCGGCCTCTTCGGCCTCGCAGGCATTGCCGGAGCGCTGGCCGCTTCGCGGGCGGGCCATTGGGCCGATCGCGGATTTGGCCAGACGACGACCGGGATTGCGCTCGCGCTCATGCTTGTCGCATGGCTGCCGATCGCCTTGCTGAACCAATCCATCCTGTGGCTGATCGCTGGTGTGCTCGTGCTCGACTTCGGGCTCCAGGCGGTCCACGTGACCAACCAGGCCCTGATCTATCGCGTTCGTCCGGAGGCGCAGAACCGGCTGACGGCTGCCTACATGCTCTTCTATTCGCTCGGCAGCGCGACCGGCTCCTCGCTCTCCACGGTCGCCTATGCGCATGCGGGCTGGAACGGCGTCTGCCTGATGGGCGCGGTGATCAGCCTCGGTTCCCTGATCTTCTGGCTGGCGACAAGGCCTTCGAGATCTCGGGAGGAAGGCGCAGCGTTGAGCGGTTGA